The Gouania willdenowi chromosome 22, fGouWil2.1, whole genome shotgun sequence nucleotide sequence GTCCATGCATGTGTaaggaaaacatttactacCGTTATAGACAGTAAAATTATATGAAATATTGATGTTATAATTCACTATATagaatgtatgtatatattatagatagatagatagatagatagatagatagatagatagatagatagatagatagatagatagatagatagatagatagatagatagatagatagatagatagatagatagatagatagatagatagatagatagatagatagataggaaggatagatagatagatagatagatagataggaaggatagatagatagatagatagatagatagatagatagatagatagatagatagatagatagatagatagatccgGAGGCAATTCCCTATAGGAaaacatttttacctttttagacagtaaaataatatgaaaaatgttttaattcactctttagaatgtatttattgattgtattaatttataatagatatcgatctatctatcaatcAATAGATGTTATTATTACCAATACCTTTTTTATTAGTATCAAAAATACAtcgctagatagatagatagatagatagatagatagatagatagatagatagatagatagatagatagatagatagatagatagatagatagatcgatccAGAGCCGAGTCCCTATATGTGTaaggaaaacatttactacCATTTTAGGCAGTAAAATAATATGAAACATGTTATATTTCACTCTATAGAATGTAATTATTGATTTCAAtaatagatctatctatctatctatctatctatctatctatctatctatctatctatctatctatctatctatctatctatctatctatctatatgtattttcgataatattaataaaacaaaaggtaTTGGTAatcaaatataatattttatacAGTGATTAATGTGTTTTCACCTTGTTTTATCTGTTTCTATAGCTTCTGATGAAGGCAGCTTTGAGGCCTCCCCAGACTCGACCAAACCCGATGACGCCCCCCAGCTCTCAGTGACAGAGCGCTGCAAAAAGATGAAGAAACGCCGCGTTTTGTTCTCCAAAGCGCAGACCCTGGAGCTGGAGAGGCGCTTCCGCCAGCAGCGCTACCTGTCCGGCCCGGAGAGAGAGCAGCTGGCTCGGCTCCTCAGCTTAACCCCAACCCAGGTGAAGATCTGGTTCCAGAATCATCGCTACAAGATGAAGAGGGGCCGAGCTGAGGGTTTGATGCAGGATCTGGAGATACCGCTTCAGCCTCCGGTGCTGCGCAGGGTCGTCGTTCCCATCCTGGTCCGTGATGGGAAACCTTTCCATCCCTGTTTATTGGAAACAGACAAAATTGGCTGCTTTACTTCCTCCCAGGCGGTACCTTTCCCTTTGTCCTACCCGGCCCTGCAGCATCCCTCCCCGGTGGCTCTTCCTCCTCGGTACCAGCAGCACTTCCCGGCGGCTGCGGCCTCCAGATGCGCCTGGAGAGACTTTTGGAGCGACTCGCTCCACTTCAATCCCCTCAAATGAAAGGCCACATTATACACTGCACAAACTCATTTAGAATAGCATCAAATGTTTTCTGAATGTTTCGGAATTGATGTATTTACTTCTATATCAATAGAATTTGCACactttttttgctgattttttgacgcgtattttaaatgtaaacgagttttgaaaatgttttttttttttttttttgcctattaTTGATgtatgtagattttttttttttttttttcgaacatacgtattttttatttttattttttaataatgaatTTATAACATATGAGCCTGATTGTATGTGAGAAACAACTGGATCCAGTAGGCTGCCATGGGCGGTAATAGAAAAATGATGTAGCAACAAAGCCAATAAGGATTATTGGCTCATGAAGGAAATGTAATGTTTAACCTTTTTATGTTGacaaaattgaaaataaaaatgttcctATATATGTTGTATTATAGTTTTGTGGAGTCCCCCCCCAAGTATAAAGGACACcaactttatttcatttattttgcagTCTGAAATAAAGTAACACACTCATTTGTATATTCTAGAAATCTATAACCCATGCAGTGAGCCATGACAGGCACTGTCCTATACTCCTTTCTAATGTTAAAACTTTCAATTATGCAGCCAAAAGCTGAGCAAACATCTATTCTTAGAAGATCTGGATTGGGGCAACGCATAAGAATAGCCAGTAAACATTACAGGCCCTCTGACTGCAGCAGCCTGTTGTTGTCTGGGACCACAAGCACCCATTCACTTTTAcaattaacttttgttattctAAGGGGATAAATACAGCTTTTAGTTAATTCTGTATATAAGTGCATGTGTGCACCAAGGATTTAAagaaatgtgttattttattttaggaaaAATCAAGGTGATTATACACtggttaaattttttttaaattttttttttgttttgcttttttaattattttttaattgaaatgtatttagttgttttcttgtgttttcaaaTCACAGAAATTAGAATAGAAATGTTGCTTtgtctgatttttattttgcagtctTCTCCCACAGGCCATGGCCCCACTTATTTGAATGTCATATAATGAAATATGGCTCAGTGTTTAAAATCATGTCAGTGAGGAGGGGgtcctatatatatatgtgtgtgtgtgtgcttccaCGCCCACTATAATGTTGTTTGCTCGTCCTGTGACCCTGCAGCCCATCGTCCCTGTCACCTGGCCCTTTGTCATCTTCACTGGGGCCACCTTGTATCACATATGGAGGGGACTGGCCGAACCCCTCAGCTCGCTGCCTCTCCCCTTAAACACGCTTTTTGTCTGGGTGTCTCTCTGTGAATGAACCATTGTCCCCCCGGTGCCAAAGGGACCGAGACAAAATCTTTAGTGTTTCAATTCCAGAGATGTTTAATCAGTCCCTGCGACAAATTTATGAGGTTTAACTGCACAATGGTGTTTTTGAGCATCTCAGGGTTTAAGGGTGACAAAGACAGGCTTTTAGAGGTTGCCATTGGTTTTTTAAGTTGGTCGGAGGAATCGTCTGAAAAGGACTGGGTGGTGTTGGTCTGCCCATCCTATAGTTTTACTCACTGCCTGTCCCTGGGGCCCCTTTCAGGATAGTTATAAGGTCCACATAAAGTAGGCCACAGGGGGAGTTTTGCTGAGTTGTTACTAGATTCACATCAAAATCACATGATTTTCAACCAGTTAATCATTGAAGTGATTTAGCTTTTCCTctcttaaaaaaatacaaatcatCTTCAATCCTGTAGGCTTTTAATTTGATAGTAGGCATTCTCAGCACATTTTTGCCCAAGGTATGAATATCTGCAACCTTTGCAAAGAATGATTTGCTTCGTCAAAGTTTAAAgtcttatttttttgtctaattttatttaaaatttatacTGTTTTTAGGATATTTCCCACTCAAAGCCCGTGGGCCATTTGCAGGTGCAGCCCTTGTTATAATATTGTTAAGTACAAATTACTGGagcgagagagaaaaaaaaaaagttttcagttCTACAATAAAAAGTTGActttatctatatatattttttaataataataataaaaaagcaaaCTCTTTGCCTTAAAAACATTGTTGATCAATTACATTTGAGTGGAGAGTGCATGTTTACCTTTAAAGATAATTAatgcaatttcaacaatattgtTTCCCAATTTAACAACAACTTTTTAGATAACACAGTTTTCCATGATCACAGCATAAAGAATAATTAGCAAATTCATCAAATCTAATTAGTCCAAGTCAACataaaattaggtttttttttttttttagaattgcattaaaaaaactaatttatgtTGACTTCGAGCAATTACATTTGTTTAACTTATAAGTTAATAAACTAGTATATCACATCTGAAATAACAagtttgcatatatatatatatatatatatatatatatttttttttttttaagtaaagtcaactttttattatttacattgcTTTGATATCATGGAAAACTTATCTATAAAGTCCTTAGTTAAGTTGGAACACAATACTGTTGAGATTGCATTAATTATCTTTATATGGACAGTAAACACTATACGCAAAGATATGAGCATGGGTATAGAAACCTGTCTTTAACCCCAGACCACTAAACTATTgggtaaataatttaaaatacaaaCCCATGTTTTAGGATGGTTTAGGGTTAAGGCAGAGGttgatttgtttaatttttattcatgtttttcctTAAATTAACATAAAGACGTGAAATAGCCACAATTTGCGTGGTTATTTATAGGCTCGCTCTTTGGTAATGAGCATCTTTATACATTTAATgccataaaacaaactttaaaacaataaataaacacagcaAATAGTCTACCATGTCAACAAACTGCTTTAATTTCTGTTTTGAGTGGGATTAATATCCATATATCTATAGTGTCAGTGCTTTAGAGTTTATTTAAGTTATTTTGAATACTGCAGAATAAAGAGTTCACTCACTAAGGGGTTATAGACCTCTTCCCTTTTCAGAACAGGAAGACATTTCTCATTTCAGACACAACATAAATGAAACCCAtgcattttaaagtgagaacacAAGGAAGAACAATGAATTATGTTGAGAGTTTTTTAAAGTTTCACATTggtttttaagaaaaatcaTTATTATATGTGCTGCTTAATAAGCTGATATTTATCAAAATTTATCTGCAGAATAAGCTATGAATCCACCTCTATATGTATTTCTAGACGTGAGGATGTCTAAAAAACTGCAATTACAtgctaaataaatgtatttataggctcaataaattattattcatgttGCGA carries:
- the nkx2.9 gene encoding NK2 transcription factor related, locus 9; this translates as MAAAPNKFSFSVRSILDLPEREESASYSTCSSSSPYTSWIDSEPSPCMSSDEGSFEASPDSTKPDDAPQLSVTERCKKMKKRRVLFSKAQTLELERRFRQQRYLSGPEREQLARLLSLTPTQVKIWFQNHRYKMKRGRAEGLMQDLEIPLQPPVLRRVVVPILVRDGKPFHPCLLETDKIGCFTSSQAVPFPLSYPALQHPSPVALPPRYQQHFPAAAASRCAWRDFWSDSLHFNPLK